One region of Flavobacterium lipolyticum genomic DNA includes:
- a CDS encoding cyclic peptide export ABC transporter — MFKISLKNSILLAAYALPNTILSFGIVYIINNTLSGNKSFMTDYTGMVFFAIVVYTYLINIIFQKGLNEFSFKMLYDNEKTIFSKILQTSLIKLENLGSQRFFTVVEDLRVFGLLPYTVTHTVNSVLMLVLCLIYMFTISVSSALIVVVLIIAVAASYFVVINSMSKKVTSLREYNDDYYKYVDDVMKGFKKLKLSFFKAENLMNRFLIPNRDQAGELDFKISYIFLSINLISQYGLYAIIATILFVLPSWGLLSQSDVIAYVVIVLFISGPINNLINLQQTYTRFIVANKRIKDFLKDFEVDEDVKKLVPIDNTSFESIEFKDIHFSYNSDSNDSAFALGPINLAVKEGETIFIVGGNGSGKSTFINTFTGLYTPSKGEILLNGKEIESGQENQNLIAAVFTDDHIFSHNYEEYTVENNPEYKQLLEMMKLDKVILDDKESSARRKFSKGQSKRMSLIFALMEKKPILVLDEWAADQDPYFRKFFYEELIPKLKAEGKTIIAVTHDDAYFHLADRIIKFNYGKIDAEVKVDKSKEYSKELFWA; from the coding sequence ATGTTTAAAATATCACTAAAAAATTCAATTCTTCTGGCAGCCTATGCTTTGCCAAATACAATTCTTAGTTTCGGAATAGTGTACATTATAAACAACACTTTGTCAGGCAACAAGTCATTTATGACGGATTATACCGGAATGGTTTTTTTTGCAATTGTTGTATATACTTATCTGATAAACATCATTTTTCAGAAAGGGCTCAATGAGTTTTCCTTTAAAATGTTATACGACAACGAAAAAACAATATTCTCAAAAATACTTCAAACCTCACTGATAAAATTAGAAAACTTAGGTTCTCAGCGTTTTTTTACCGTTGTTGAAGATTTACGGGTATTTGGGCTTTTACCTTATACCGTAACCCATACCGTAAATTCTGTTTTAATGTTAGTGCTTTGTTTGATCTATATGTTTACCATCTCGGTAAGTTCTGCTCTTATTGTGGTAGTATTGATTATAGCCGTTGCCGCTTCCTATTTTGTAGTAATCAACTCTATGTCTAAAAAAGTAACCAGTCTCAGAGAATACAATGACGATTATTACAAGTATGTGGACGATGTTATGAAAGGATTTAAAAAACTAAAACTGAGTTTTTTCAAAGCTGAAAACTTAATGAATAGATTTTTAATTCCGAATCGGGATCAGGCGGGTGAATTAGACTTTAAAATTAGTTATATCTTTTTGTCTATTAATCTTATTAGTCAATATGGTTTATATGCCATTATCGCAACTATTTTGTTTGTATTACCGTCATGGGGATTATTGAGTCAGTCTGATGTGATAGCGTATGTAGTAATTGTTTTATTCATTTCAGGCCCCATAAATAACCTGATCAATCTGCAGCAAACCTATACACGTTTTATCGTGGCCAATAAAAGAATCAAGGATTTCTTGAAAGACTTTGAAGTAGATGAAGATGTAAAAAAACTAGTGCCAATAGACAACACTTCTTTTGAAAGTATCGAATTCAAAGACATACATTTTTCATACAATAGCGATTCCAACGACAGTGCTTTTGCATTAGGACCAATAAACTTAGCAGTTAAGGAAGGCGAGACCATCTTTATTGTTGGTGGAAACGGTTCCGGAAAAAGTACCTTTATCAATACCTTCACTGGATTATACACACCTTCTAAAGGAGAGATTCTTTTAAATGGAAAAGAAATAGAATCGGGTCAGGAAAATCAAAATTTAATTGCAGCCGTGTTCACAGACGATCATATATTTTCTCATAATTATGAAGAATATACCGTTGAAAACAATCCGGAATACAAACAGTTATTAGAAATGATGAAGCTGGACAAAGTCATTTTAGATGATAAAGAAAGTTCTGCCAGAAGAAAATTTTCTAAAGGACAAAGTAAAAGAATGTCCTTGATTTTTGCCTTAATGGAGAAAAAACCAATCCTGGTTTTAGACGAATGGGCCGCCGATCAGGATCCTTATTTCAGGAAGTTTTTTTACGAAGAACTTATCCCAAAGTTAAAAGCAGAAGGTAAAACAATCATTGCTGTAACACATGATGACGCTTATTTCCATCTGGCAGACCGAATTATAAAATTTAATTACGGTAAAATTGATGCTGAGGTAAAAGTAGATAAATCAAAAGAATACAGTAAAGAGCTTTTCTGGGCATAA
- a CDS encoding non-ribosomal peptide synthetase: protein MKLTLPQQDVYFEQLLYPNEPIYNIGAKIKIKGQINHDAFQKAYIALIDQHDSYRSILTSKHENVRIKIVEDHNSALGFVDFSHSGEPFEAANVYMQEEFAKPFDLFGEHLLHVFTLVKVQENFHYLFSVYHHIITDGWGTSLMFQRLVQNYNEILEHGKIQTVYPFSYKDFAVDDAVYQRSESYHQDKIYWTKKFESLPQNLFDKLEDNIQINESDRKELIVKREVYNQLNSLAIRYKCSTFNVILAILYAYFGRKHQNNDFAIGLPVLNRSKASYKKTVGLFMGVSPLRISIDFNATFESLIAEIKTTLRHDYRHQRFPLGKLIQELQVFSEKERLFNITLSYEKQNYSNDFLHTHTQVIPLTHKSERVALAIYIREFDEDEDVKIDFDYNLNYFTETQITQVVHHFENLVHAILDAPDQVLKELNYLGEDEKRQVVETFNTTKVDYQKENTILDVFQDQVIKFSTKEALKDDYRSYTYAELDQLSGQIAEYLRINYGKEDKSPIAVLLGRSANIVIVLLGILKAGRAYIPLDPSFPEDRLNYIIENSQIKLLINEKGYMLHTDDEVQVLSLETILEKAAGLEGKPSLTVSPHDTAYILYTSGSTGNPKGVEIGHQSLLNFLSSMQQEPGVKPNDVLFSVTTYSFDISILEFFVPLLSGAALYMANQEILADPTVIIQKIQEIQPTIIQATPSFYQMLFNADWNGDKRLKVLCGGDLLSEALAEKLISHSLEVWNMYGPTETTIWSSLKKLEHAKEASNIGKPIHNTQIYLLDSFLSPKPIGTPGAIYIAGDGLAKGYYKNTTLTQEKFIKNPFQTNGLLYETGDVGRWNDKGEIEFLGRNDNQVKIRGYRIELGDIESHLNKISGIKESVVIAKKGNQQEAFLVAYVVKTEEITDTREIVATLKRNLPYYMIPSTIVLLEEFPLTPNQKIDRKNLAQRAIEHHTANDDFKAPDSEVEKKLATYWKEILNSKKEISTNDNFFALGGHSLNAVKLAGSIAKNLWYDVSLKTVFDYPTIRLMADYLVTLKPNDKQGIPFTTLKTDFAITPSQQELWVACQDRQKSIAYNMVAVFEINGTVFPDKINNAMSQLIFENEILRTNFVESKGAVFQKIGKQEDIDFKITQLQIDNEQKEETIQRYIETPFDLEHDVLVRMLLVQTGETTSSLVFCTHHIIMDGVSLEFFTQEFIQKYNHADSLIKNSGIQFKDYTAWLASENDDKTTFDFWQRYLEGYIIKETIHRDFNQNGPLQNGAYYDDEFTIEDTKALKKFAQEQKSTLYNTIISLLNVLIHKINDHNDIVIGTVNAGRNNADIATMIGMFVKTLPLRVRLNEDIVFLDLLKQVQEDVLLLNTHQDFPSQLKKETLFDVLVSYQNPDFSFQETIKMDHAELKYVTSDTNYSRFPLLFNFFESANTLKVSVAYDKNKYEEISIQFLLATFKNLWSQIIENPSVKVAEIEYPLVNTAKLQETNFDFNF from the coding sequence ATGAAACTCACCCTTCCTCAGCAAGATGTTTATTTCGAGCAGTTATTATATCCCAATGAGCCCATCTATAACATTGGGGCTAAGATTAAAATTAAAGGCCAAATAAACCATGATGCATTTCAAAAAGCATACATTGCTTTAATTGATCAGCACGATTCGTATAGAAGTATACTTACCAGCAAGCACGAAAATGTTCGGATTAAAATTGTAGAAGATCATAATTCAGCTTTGGGATTTGTTGATTTTTCTCACTCAGGAGAACCTTTCGAGGCAGCAAATGTGTACATGCAGGAAGAGTTTGCAAAGCCTTTTGATTTATTTGGAGAGCATCTTTTGCATGTTTTTACCCTCGTTAAAGTTCAGGAAAATTTCCATTATTTATTTTCCGTTTACCATCATATCATAACCGATGGGTGGGGTACGTCGTTAATGTTCCAGAGATTGGTGCAAAATTACAATGAGATTCTCGAACATGGGAAAATTCAAACCGTATATCCTTTTAGCTACAAAGACTTTGCAGTTGATGATGCCGTTTATCAGCGATCAGAATCGTACCATCAGGACAAAATCTACTGGACCAAAAAGTTTGAATCCTTACCTCAGAACCTGTTTGATAAATTAGAAGATAACATTCAGATCAATGAAAGTGATCGCAAGGAGCTAATTGTCAAAAGAGAGGTATACAATCAGTTAAATTCGTTAGCGATACGTTATAAATGTTCTACTTTTAATGTCATTCTGGCTATCTTGTACGCTTATTTTGGAAGAAAACACCAGAACAATGATTTTGCCATCGGACTACCGGTTTTAAACAGGAGTAAGGCCAGTTACAAAAAAACAGTTGGTCTTTTTATGGGAGTGTCTCCTTTAAGAATTTCGATTGATTTTAACGCCACTTTCGAGAGTTTAATTGCAGAAATAAAAACTACCCTAAGACATGATTATCGCCATCAGCGATTCCCGTTAGGAAAGTTAATTCAGGAGCTTCAGGTTTTTAGTGAAAAAGAGAGACTGTTCAATATTACACTTTCTTATGAAAAACAAAATTATTCTAATGATTTTCTTCATACCCACACACAGGTAATTCCGCTCACACATAAATCCGAGCGTGTAGCTTTGGCCATTTACATCAGAGAGTTTGATGAAGACGAGGATGTAAAAATTGACTTTGACTACAACTTGAATTATTTTACAGAGACACAAATCACACAGGTCGTTCATCACTTCGAAAATTTAGTTCACGCTATTTTAGACGCTCCTGATCAGGTTCTAAAAGAATTAAACTATCTGGGAGAAGACGAAAAGCGCCAGGTTGTCGAAACATTCAATACCACAAAAGTTGACTATCAGAAAGAGAACACAATTTTGGATGTATTTCAGGATCAGGTGATAAAGTTTAGCACAAAAGAAGCCCTAAAAGACGATTATAGAAGTTACACCTATGCCGAACTGGATCAATTATCAGGTCAGATAGCCGAATACTTAAGGATCAATTACGGAAAAGAGGACAAATCACCAATAGCCGTTTTATTAGGACGTTCGGCCAATATTGTCATTGTGTTACTGGGGATACTCAAAGCAGGCAGAGCTTATATTCCTCTAGATCCTTCATTCCCTGAGGACCGATTGAATTACATTATAGAAAACAGCCAGATTAAACTGCTTATCAATGAAAAAGGTTATATGTTGCATACAGACGATGAGGTACAGGTACTATCTTTAGAGACAATCTTAGAAAAGGCCGCAGGATTAGAAGGAAAGCCATCTCTGACAGTTTCTCCTCATGATACCGCGTACATCCTTTACACCTCAGGTTCAACAGGCAATCCGAAAGGTGTTGAAATAGGGCATCAATCCCTGTTGAATTTCCTCAGCAGTATGCAGCAGGAGCCGGGGGTGAAGCCGAACGATGTATTATTTTCGGTTACAACTTACTCTTTTGATATTTCAATTTTAGAATTCTTTGTGCCTCTATTGTCGGGAGCTGCTTTATATATGGCAAATCAGGAAATTTTAGCCGATCCGACGGTTATTATCCAAAAAATTCAGGAGATTCAACCCACAATAATTCAGGCAACACCAAGTTTTTACCAAATGCTCTTCAATGCCGATTGGAACGGAGACAAACGTTTGAAAGTACTTTGTGGAGGAGATTTATTAAGTGAAGCATTGGCCGAAAAGTTAATCAGTCATAGTTTAGAAGTCTGGAACATGTACGGTCCGACGGAAACCACCATTTGGTCGAGTTTGAAAAAACTGGAACATGCGAAAGAGGCATCAAATATTGGAAAACCAATACACAACACACAAATTTACCTACTGGATTCGTTTTTGAGTCCAAAACCAATTGGAACTCCCGGAGCAATTTATATAGCCGGGGATGGACTGGCAAAAGGATATTATAAAAATACCACATTGACTCAGGAAAAATTTATAAAAAATCCGTTTCAGACGAATGGTTTATTATACGAAACCGGAGATGTGGGCCGATGGAATGACAAAGGAGAAATCGAATTTTTAGGGCGAAATGATAATCAGGTTAAAATTAGAGGATATCGAATTGAACTGGGAGACATCGAATCGCATTTGAATAAGATTTCCGGAATAAAAGAATCGGTTGTAATTGCAAAAAAAGGGAACCAGCAGGAAGCTTTTTTAGTAGCTTATGTGGTAAAAACGGAAGAAATAACAGATACAAGAGAAATTGTTGCGACATTAAAAAGGAACCTTCCATACTATATGATTCCAAGTACAATTGTTCTTTTAGAGGAGTTTCCGCTAACACCAAATCAAAAAATTGACCGTAAGAACTTAGCGCAAAGGGCCATTGAACATCATACAGCAAACGATGATTTTAAAGCACCAGATTCTGAGGTAGAGAAAAAATTGGCAACCTATTGGAAAGAAATTTTAAACAGTAAAAAAGAAATCAGTACCAATGACAATTTCTTTGCACTTGGCGGACATTCTCTAAACGCAGTTAAACTTGCGGGATCAATAGCAAAAAATCTTTGGTACGACGTTAGTCTTAAAACGGTTTTCGATTATCCCACGATCAGATTAATGGCTGATTATTTAGTGACTTTAAAACCCAATGACAAACAGGGTATACCATTTACAACTCTAAAAACTGATTTTGCAATAACACCTTCACAGCAAGAATTATGGGTAGCATGTCAGGATCGGCAAAAATCGATTGCTTATAATATGGTAGCCGTTTTTGAAATTAATGGGACCGTATTTCCGGATAAAATCAACAATGCGATGTCTCAGTTAATTTTTGAAAATGAAATTCTCCGTACCAATTTTGTGGAAAGCAAAGGCGCTGTTTTTCAAAAAATTGGGAAACAAGAGGATATCGATTTTAAGATCACTCAGCTGCAGATTGATAACGAACAAAAAGAGGAGACTATTCAGCGATACATAGAAACACCGTTTGATTTAGAACATGATGTATTGGTAAGAATGCTGCTCGTACAAACGGGCGAGACAACATCATCATTGGTTTTTTGCACCCATCATATTATTATGGATGGAGTTTCATTAGAGTTTTTTACCCAAGAATTTATTCAAAAATACAATCATGCTGATTCCTTAATTAAAAACTCAGGTATTCAGTTTAAAGACTATACAGCATGGTTAGCTTCTGAAAATGACGACAAAACCACTTTCGATTTTTGGCAAAGATATTTGGAGGGGTACATTATCAAAGAAACGATCCATAGAGATTTTAATCAAAACGGGCCATTGCAAAATGGAGCGTATTATGATGATGAGTTTACCATTGAGGATACTAAAGCATTAAAAAAGTTCGCTCAGGAACAAAAAAGTACACTTTATAATACGATTATTTCGCTTTTAAATGTGCTCATTCATAAAATTAACGACCACAATGACATTGTAATTGGAACCGTTAATGCGGGAAGAAATAATGCTGATATTGCGACAATGATAGGAATGTTTGTAAAAACGCTGCCGCTTCGTGTTCGGTTAAATGAAGACATCGTTTTTTTAGACCTCTTAAAACAAGTTCAGGAAGACGTTCTCTTACTAAATACGCATCAGGATTTTCCATCACAACTTAAAAAAGAAACGCTGTTTGATGTTTTAGTAAGCTATCAGAATCCCGATTTTTCTTTTCAGGAAACGATTAAAATGGATCATGCCGAATTAAAATATGTGACTTCTGATACCAATTACAGCAGATTTCCTTTATTGTTTAATTTTTTTGAAAGCGCCAATACTCTAAAAGTCTCCGTTGCATACGATAAGAATAAATATGAAGAAATCAGCATACAATTTCTTTTGGCCACTTTTAAAAATTTGTGGTCTCAAATAATAGAAAACCCTTCAGTTAAAGTAGCAGAAATTGAGTATCCTTTAGTGAATACAGCGAAACTTCAGGAAACCAATTTTGACTTTAATTTTTAA
- a CDS encoding MBL fold metallo-hydrolase → MENTEKYYFKPNVIIGPLVDKWYAWTHLISPATAAMNIVERHLKIMNSYIQAPAIHEAAVKNPKMLGGPFMDYETRRVEEVKELKAEILEKQANAIQLSDAIKELDQLLKTKAKGASLEPLYKEVPEILKGYVELVYDLNNHPSYRFFESLLYNSPFYSKHSQSISLWETLNDERPFCLSTPQLEDPKVLQLDIPFDHKGIDTLSRMKRNPGSIEAVAEELGVREDQMELFKTFFTKKEHPAYQKYTGDKARMRYLGHACILIETKDVSILVDPLISYYGYESTVEHFSDIDLPDVIDYVLITHNHQDHIVLETLLPLRHKIKNLIVPVTTSGALQDPSIKLAFQSIGFKNVIEIDELEEIKFENCTITGLPFTGEHSDLNIRAKSCFHVAINELSFLFVADSRVMEPRLYEHIHRVKGDVDVLFLGMECAGAPLSWLYGCLMTEAINREDDQSRRLAGCDSERGLSLVDIFNPKEAYVYAMGMEPWLEFISSIKYTEESLAIIESNRLINHCADKGIIAERLFGEKELLYDYELKNELVIN, encoded by the coding sequence ATGGAAAACACAGAAAAGTATTATTTTAAACCAAATGTAATTATTGGACCATTAGTAGATAAATGGTATGCATGGACACACTTAATTTCTCCTGCCACAGCAGCAATGAACATTGTCGAAAGGCATTTAAAAATAATGAACTCCTATATTCAGGCTCCTGCAATTCATGAGGCAGCCGTAAAAAATCCTAAAATGTTAGGAGGACCTTTTATGGACTATGAAACCCGAAGAGTAGAGGAAGTCAAAGAACTAAAAGCTGAAATTCTCGAAAAGCAGGCAAACGCAATACAATTATCAGATGCTATAAAAGAATTGGATCAGTTGCTAAAAACCAAAGCAAAAGGAGCGTCTTTAGAACCTTTGTACAAAGAAGTTCCGGAAATATTAAAAGGATATGTAGAATTGGTTTACGATTTAAACAACCATCCTTCGTATCGTTTCTTTGAGTCTTTATTATACAACAGCCCATTCTATTCCAAACATTCTCAATCTATTTCTTTATGGGAAACACTAAATGATGAGCGTCCATTTTGTTTGAGTACTCCACAATTAGAAGATCCTAAGGTATTACAGTTGGATATTCCGTTTGATCATAAAGGAATTGATACGTTAAGCAGAATGAAGAGAAATCCGGGATCTATTGAGGCCGTTGCCGAAGAACTGGGCGTTCGCGAAGATCAAATGGAACTGTTTAAAACTTTTTTCACCAAAAAAGAACATCCCGCTTATCAAAAATACACAGGAGACAAAGCCAGAATGCGCTATTTGGGACATGCCTGTATTTTAATTGAAACCAAAGACGTGAGTATCCTTGTAGATCCTTTAATCAGTTATTATGGCTACGAATCTACAGTAGAACATTTTTCAGATATTGACCTGCCGGATGTTATTGATTATGTATTGATTACACACAATCATCAGGACCATATTGTTTTAGAAACTTTATTGCCGTTAAGGCATAAAATCAAAAATCTAATAGTTCCCGTAACCACCAGTGGAGCACTTCAGGATCCAAGTATCAAATTAGCGTTTCAAAGTATCGGATTTAAAAATGTCATAGAAATTGATGAACTGGAAGAAATAAAATTTGAAAACTGTACCATTACAGGACTTCCGTTTACAGGAGAACACAGTGATCTTAATATCAGAGCAAAATCATGTTTCCATGTTGCGATCAATGAGCTAAGCTTCTTGTTTGTTGCCGATTCCAGAGTAATGGAGCCTAGATTGTACGAACATATTCATAGGGTTAAAGGCGATGTAGATGTATTGTTTTTAGGAATGGAATGTGCCGGAGCACCGTTAAGTTGGCTATACGGCTGCTTAATGACAGAGGCGATTAACAGAGAAGACGATCAGTCCAGACGACTGGCGGGCTGCGACAGCGAAAGAGGTTTGTCGTTAGTTGATATTTTTAATCCCAAAGAAGCTTATGTCTATGCAATGGGAATGGAGCCTTGGTTAGAATTCATCAGCAGTATCAAATACACAGAAGAATCTCTTGCCATTATTGAATCAAACCGATTGATAAACCACTGTGCAGATAAAGGAATCATCGCTGAAAGGTTATTTGGAGAGAAAGAATTGTTATACGATTATGAATTAAAAAATGAATTAGTAATAAATTAA
- a CDS encoding thioesterase II family protein: MNKKQLFLLHFAGGSIYSFEFLRALCTDFEMIPLELPGRGKRIKEKLLTSYPDAIKDLFSQITDKLNGSPFIVYGHSLGSSLGLGVTDLLEKNNTPPQCLIVSGNAGPGIATENNRSELERDDFISMLTELGGIPDELLNSKELLDFVLPILKADFKIVEEDFFIENAIVKAPIVAIMGNSEKYVDRINNWRKHTFSGFNSYILKGNHFFILDHGDKLKEIFDISFKECTSLNYNNVQ, encoded by the coding sequence ATGAATAAAAAGCAATTATTCTTATTACACTTCGCCGGTGGCAGTATCTACTCCTTCGAGTTTCTGAGAGCATTATGCACCGATTTTGAAATGATACCGCTGGAACTTCCCGGAAGAGGAAAAAGAATCAAAGAAAAACTATTGACTTCCTATCCGGATGCTATTAAGGACCTGTTCTCACAGATAACCGATAAGCTTAACGGGAGCCCATTTATCGTTTACGGGCACAGTTTAGGTTCGTCTCTGGGTTTGGGAGTGACCGATTTATTAGAGAAAAACAACACTCCGCCCCAATGTTTGATCGTAAGCGGTAATGCCGGACCCGGAATTGCAACAGAAAACAACAGATCTGAGCTGGAGCGTGACGATTTCATCAGCATGCTTACCGAATTGGGTGGGATACCGGATGAGTTATTAAATAGTAAAGAACTGCTCGATTTTGTATTACCAATACTTAAGGCTGATTTTAAAATAGTAGAAGAAGATTTTTTTATTGAAAATGCCATTGTAAAAGCTCCGATTGTGGCCATAATGGGGAACTCAGAGAAATATGTAGATCGGATAAACAATTGGAGAAAGCACACGTTTTCCGGTTTTAACTCCTACATACTAAAAGGAAACCATTTTTTTATACTCGACCATGGTGATAAATTGAAAGAAATTTTTGATATTAGTTTTAAGGAATGTACAAGTCTTAATTATAATAATGTACAATAG
- a CDS encoding TonB-dependent receptor: MKYNYMHLKYIALLCVFVFLGNSVYGQSSKATGNEIYKQVSAASISGTIIDAENKEPVIFATILLLNEEQETLVKSELSETKGEFNFGNLKSGNYKIKITHDDYKTFSTGIITIKTDNQKEVLPIELFKITKKESLKEVVILKKKKFVETKIDRTILNVDALESNSGITALELLKKAPGISISDQGVVSLNGKANATIFIDDRPTYLSGAQLESYLSGLASDNIDKIEIMTNPPAKYEAAGNGGVINIKLKKSKKEGENGSVILGLRQHKFTEYNATFALNKKKENYNIFLNGNAGYKKRFQDLYINRNYTDTGSYSKQENNNVGDAIVTNLRFGADYNLSKNTVIGVSADASIWNGNDLDNSLNYLYNRNQTTDSIVKTLGSSDAKSVNSGINLNINHKLNEKSDVSANLDYLLYDSFPYQEFKNSIIFPDANKNYSDMLVGGAASKVNIYSGKADYSNQLTKKTNLQTGFKYSNIKTNNKSEYFDIVNDISTPNLNQNNKFLYNEKITALYVSSNTTLDRLSVQLGLRYESVKIVGDQLGNEIKPRTKNTTKYDNLFPTLYLSYKLDSLANNTVGINYGKRIDRPFYQDLNPMVIQVDKLTFYKGNPYLQPSITNSVEASYAHKSLLNFTLAYSKIDDQIMETIEIINNVYYSMPGNIGNTQVTNLSLSSTFNIAPWLTFTGNAQVSYTDTKSDFFGGKLHTYGYNFRIDPVLQVKLKRDYNIELFGRYVGKAYVAQFTLDPYWFLDVTISKKLSNRSSLKLIGMDIFRTYITKGQINNLVNANADFRTLWNTRQVRLSFTYNFGDKMTTQERENNSIDTEKNRIK; encoded by the coding sequence ATGAAGTATAATTATATGCATTTAAAATATATCGCTTTACTATGCGTGTTTGTTTTTCTGGGCAATTCAGTATACGGACAAAGTTCAAAAGCAACAGGTAACGAAATATACAAACAAGTGTCAGCAGCATCCATTTCAGGAACCATTATTGATGCTGAAAATAAAGAGCCTGTTATTTTTGCAACCATTCTTTTGTTGAACGAGGAGCAGGAAACATTAGTAAAAAGCGAATTGTCTGAAACAAAAGGAGAATTTAATTTTGGAAACCTGAAAAGCGGGAACTATAAAATTAAAATTACCCATGACGACTACAAAACGTTTAGCACAGGAATTATAACCATTAAAACAGACAATCAAAAAGAAGTACTGCCGATAGAATTGTTCAAAATCACAAAAAAGGAAAGCTTAAAAGAAGTCGTAATACTTAAAAAGAAAAAATTTGTGGAGACTAAAATCGATCGTACCATTTTAAATGTTGACGCTTTAGAATCTAACTCAGGAATTACCGCTTTAGAATTGTTAAAGAAAGCTCCCGGAATCAGTATAAGCGATCAGGGAGTTGTAAGTCTGAATGGAAAAGCAAATGCGACCATTTTTATCGATGACCGTCCAACCTATCTGTCAGGCGCCCAACTTGAAAGCTATTTAAGCGGATTAGCTTCAGATAATATAGACAAAATTGAAATCATGACCAATCCGCCTGCGAAATATGAAGCAGCAGGAAATGGAGGAGTGATAAACATCAAATTAAAAAAGAGCAAAAAAGAAGGAGAAAACGGAAGTGTTATTCTGGGCTTAAGACAGCATAAATTTACAGAATACAATGCCACGTTTGCTTTGAACAAAAAAAAGGAGAATTACAATATCTTTCTGAATGGAAATGCAGGTTACAAAAAACGCTTTCAGGATCTTTATATCAACAGAAACTATACCGATACAGGCAGCTACAGCAAACAGGAAAACAATAATGTAGGAGATGCTATAGTAACGAATCTAAGATTTGGAGCAGACTATAATCTGTCAAAAAATACGGTGATTGGAGTCTCTGCAGATGCGTCAATCTGGAATGGAAATGATCTTGATAACAGTTTGAATTACCTTTATAACAGAAACCAAACTACAGATTCCATTGTAAAAACATTAGGCAGCTCAGATGCTAAATCGGTAAACAGCGGAATAAATCTGAACATTAATCACAAGCTTAACGAAAAAAGCGATGTGAGTGCCAATTTAGATTACTTACTATACGATTCTTTTCCCTATCAGGAATTTAAAAATTCGATCATTTTTCCGGATGCAAACAAAAATTATTCCGATATGCTGGTAGGAGGAGCAGCTTCTAAGGTTAATATTTATTCAGGAAAAGCAGATTATTCCAATCAGCTGACCAAAAAAACAAACCTGCAGACCGGATTCAAATACAGTAATATCAAGACCAACAATAAGAGCGAGTATTTCGATATCGTAAATGATATTTCGACGCCAAATTTAAATCAGAATAATAAATTTCTATACAACGAGAAAATAACAGCTTTATACGTGAGCTCCAACACAACTTTAGACAGACTTTCTGTACAGTTAGGACTCCGCTATGAAAGTGTAAAAATTGTCGGAGATCAGTTAGGAAACGAAATAAAACCGAGAACAAAAAATACAACTAAGTACGACAATTTATTTCCAACCTTATACCTGTCTTATAAGCTCGACTCTTTAGCCAATAACACAGTAGGAATCAATTACGGAAAAAGAATCGACAGACCATTTTATCAGGATCTTAACCCTATGGTTATTCAGGTTGATAAATTGACATTTTACAAAGGAAATCCCTATCTGCAACCTTCAATTACAAATTCCGTTGAAGCTTCTTACGCACACAAAAGCTTGTTGAATTTTACTCTTGCCTATAGTAAAATTGACGATCAGATCATGGAGACTATAGAAATTATAAACAATGTCTATTACAGTATGCCCGGAAACATTGGAAATACTCAGGTAACCAATCTGAGTCTTAGTTCCACATTTAATATTGCGCCATGGCTAACTTTTACCGGAAATGCACAAGTATCGTATACCGATACCAAAAGTGATTTCTTTGGAGGTAAACTGCATACATACGGTTATAATTTTAGAATCGATCCCGTATTGCAGGTAAAACTGAAAAGAGATTACAATATAGAACTTTTTGGACGCTATGTTGGGAAAGCTTATGTAGCACAATTTACACTGGACCCTTATTGGTTTCTTGATGTGACAATCAGCAAAAAACTTTCAAACAGAAGTTCTCTTAAATTAATAGGGATGGATATTTTCAGAACCTATATCACCAAAGGACAAATTAATAATCTGGTCAATGCAAATGCCGACTTCAGAACATTATGGAATACGAGACAGGTCAGACTATCGTTTACCTATAATTTTGGGGATAAGATGACTACTCAGGAGAGAGAAAATAACAGTATCGATACCGAAAAGAACAGAATCAAGTAA